The following is a genomic window from Halarcobacter mediterraneus.
ACATATTTTGCTGCACCTATTGTATTGTTTCACCTTTTACCTGATTTATATTTCTCTATATATTTTTATATCATATATATGACTAGTTTTGTTTTATGGAATAAGAGATTAGATAAACCTTTAGTTTTAACATCAAGAGTTAAGAGGTTTTTAGCAATTTTACTTTTTATAACTTTTGCACTTCATTTACTTTGTATTTTAAGTGAGTCATGCCATGCAACAGCTATTTTCGTTCCTATTATTTTAACTTTAGCAATTACATATTTAATGGAAAAAATGTTTTTTATCTCTTTTAAACATAAAGGAAAAGAAAGGTTAGAAACTATTCCTCAGCTTAGAACAATAGCTATTACTGCTTCATATGGAAAAACTTCAATTAAGAATTATTTATATCATGTTTTAAAAAGAAAATATAAAGTCTATAAAACACCAAGATCTGTAAATACAATTGCAGGAATTGTACTTGATGTAAATAAAGATTTACCCCTTGATACTCAAATATATATTGCAGAAGCTGGAGCTAGACAAGAGGGAGATATTGAAGAAATTACTATGTATTTAGAACCTCAATATTGTATTTTAGGAAGTGTTGGTGAACAGCATATTGAATATTTTAAAACTATAGAAAATATTATTCATACGAAAATGGAAATATTAAAATCTCCAAAAATGGAAAGAGGATTTGTTCATGAATCAGTTCCTTTAAAAAAAGAGTATGAAAAAATCACTAGATTTCCAGATAATTTAAATGTGACAATGTCAAATCTAGATGGTATTTGGTTTGATATCTTAATTGATGGGGAACAACAACATTTCCATGCTCCAGTACTTGGAAGTTTTAATGCAATAAATTTAACAGCTGTTATTTTAGTAGCTTATGAATTAGGAATGAGTTTAGATGAAATAAAACTAGCTTTAAAAGATTTACCACAAGTAGAACATAGACTTCAAAAAATTGAAGCAGGTGGGAAAATTATAATAGATGATAGTTTTAATGGCAATTTAGAAGGTATGTTAGAAGCAGTCAATATTTGTTCTAAATATGAAGGAAGAAAAGTAATTGTAACTCCAGGACTTGTAGAATCAACTTCTCAAGCAAATATTTTATTAGCAAAAGAAATAAATGAAAAATTTGATTTAGTGATTATTACAGGAGATTTAAACTCTCATTTATTAAGTTCAAATATTGAAGAAGAAAAAGTATTTACTTTAAAAGATAAATCAAAGTTACAAGAAACTTTAGCAGCAGTTACAAAAGAGGGAGATTTAATCCTCTTTGCAAATGATGCACCAAATTTTATTTAGGGAATAAAATGGAACATTTATATGCACCTTGGCGATATGCTTATGTTAGTGAAGAAAAAATTGAAGGTTGTGTATTTTGTCATATATCAAATAATTTAAATGAAGAAAAATATCAAGTTCTTTTTTATGATGAATTATGTTATGTAGTAATGAATAAATTTCCTTATTCTCCTGGACATATAATGGTAATTCCCCATTTTCATACTGATAAGATAGAAGATTTAGATGAAGAAACTTGGATAAGAGTTTCAATAAGAATAAAACAAGCAGTAAAGATGTTAAAAGAAGTTATGCCTTGTGAAGGTGTAAATATTGGTATGAATTTAGGAAAAGCAGCAGGTGCAGGAATTGAACAACATGTACATTATCATGCTCTTCCTAGATGGATAGGAGATACAAATTTCATCTCAACTGTTGGTGAAACAAGAGTTTATCCAGCTCAGTTTGATGAAATATTTCAAAAATTGAAAAATAGTGCTTCTAAATATTTTATATAAATAGAGTTTTTGATGTTTTTAAAAAAGAAAGAGTGTCAAATAGCAAAACTTGGAGAAGAAGTTTTAAGACAAGAAGCAAAAGAAGTAAAAGATTTAAACTCAAAAGAAATTAAATCACTCATAAAAAAAATGCTTCATTGTGTAAAGTTAAGTAGGGGAGTTGGTCTTGCTGCTCCTCAAATTTTTGAAAGTTATCAAATTCTTATTATCTCTTCCCATCCAAATGATAGGTATCCAAATGCACCTTTATTAGAAAATGAAATCCTAATAAACCCCAAAATTTTAAATAAATCTGAAACTTTAGAGAAAGGTTGGGAAGGTTGTTTAAGTATTCCAGGAATTCGTGCCCTTGTTCCAAGATATAAAACGATTGAAGTAGAATATACAAAAATT
Proteins encoded in this region:
- a CDS encoding Mur ligase family protein is translated as MEILEYFYIFTHVILIMSLGWYLITNLQWYNYKLERVVLKHHKWQWHITYFAAPIVLFHLLPDLYFSIYFYIIYMTSFVLWNKRLDKPLVLTSRVKRFLAILLFITFALHLLCILSESCHATAIFVPIILTLAITYLMEKMFFISFKHKGKERLETIPQLRTIAITASYGKTSIKNYLYHVLKRKYKVYKTPRSVNTIAGIVLDVNKDLPLDTQIYIAEAGARQEGDIEEITMYLEPQYCILGSVGEQHIEYFKTIENIIHTKMEILKSPKMERGFVHESVPLKKEYEKITRFPDNLNVTMSNLDGIWFDILIDGEQQHFHAPVLGSFNAINLTAVILVAYELGMSLDEIKLALKDLPQVEHRLQKIEAGGKIIIDDSFNGNLEGMLEAVNICSKYEGRKVIVTPGLVESTSQANILLAKEINEKFDLVIITGDLNSHLLSSNIEEEKVFTLKDKSKLQETLAAVTKEGDLILFANDAPNFI
- a CDS encoding HIT family protein; translated protein: MEHLYAPWRYAYVSEEKIEGCVFCHISNNLNEEKYQVLFYDELCYVVMNKFPYSPGHIMVIPHFHTDKIEDLDEETWIRVSIRIKQAVKMLKEVMPCEGVNIGMNLGKAAGAGIEQHVHYHALPRWIGDTNFISTVGETRVYPAQFDEIFQKLKNSASKYFI
- the def gene encoding peptide deformylase, giving the protein MFLKKKECQIAKLGEEVLRQEAKEVKDLNSKEIKSLIKKMLHCVKLSRGVGLAAPQIFESYQILIISSHPNDRYPNAPLLENEILINPKILNKSETLEKGWEGCLSIPGIRALVPRYKTIEVEYTKIDGSKIQIIYEDFLARIFQHEYDHLIGKVFLDRVETNSDIISEDIYFKKIK